A genomic region of Natronoarchaeum mannanilyticum contains the following coding sequences:
- the acs gene encoding acetate--CoA ligase: MTDRSDLEARLDGPDRIAPPEAFVDGAAVTDSGIHEEFRERWPECWERAADMLDWEREWDEVLVEENAPFYEWFVGGELNASYNCVDRHVENGRKNQAAIKWEGKLEETRTYTYQDLYREVNEFAAALRDLGVEEDDVVTLYMPVVPELPVAMLACARIGAPHSVVFAGLSGKALGTRIERSGSEYLVTCDGYYRRGNAFNLKSKADDALLKVDHDVTSVVVDRLGDTLPHVDDGSLDYHELLREHSGAEVEPVPRDAEDLLFLMYTSGTTGEPKGVEHATGGYLSQVAWTSRAVLDLRPEDTYWCSADIGWITGHSYIVYGPLALGTTTMLYEGSPDYPDRDRIWEIVERNAVDVFYTAPTAIRAFMKWGKEYPERHDLSSLRLLGTVGEPINPRAWEWYREHVGGGECPIVDTWWQTETGAMMIATLPGVDDMKPGSAGPALPGIDAQVVDAAGEPVPDGAAGYLTITRPWPAMVRTLHDDDERYVDEYWTETDDVPASRASGDSSERSSDGGWRYDAGDGARVDEDGYVTVLGRLDDVLSVEGHRLGSMELESSIVEVEGVAEAAVVVGTADDGSGVFAYVSTESGRTGDDDLRRRIVENVERTIGEFAAPSRVVFTTELPKTRSGKIMRRLLQSVARGEPLGDTSALRNPEIVGELKSAVRDE, translated from the coding sequence ATGACTGACAGGTCGGATCTGGAGGCGCGGCTCGACGGCCCCGACCGGATCGCCCCGCCCGAGGCGTTCGTCGACGGCGCTGCCGTCACCGACTCGGGCATCCACGAGGAGTTCCGCGAGCGCTGGCCGGAGTGCTGGGAGCGCGCCGCCGACATGCTCGACTGGGAGCGCGAGTGGGACGAGGTGCTCGTCGAGGAGAACGCGCCGTTCTACGAGTGGTTCGTCGGCGGGGAACTCAACGCCTCGTACAACTGCGTCGACCGGCACGTCGAGAACGGCCGGAAGAACCAGGCCGCGATCAAGTGGGAGGGAAAGCTCGAAGAGACGCGCACGTACACGTACCAGGACCTGTATCGCGAGGTCAACGAGTTCGCCGCCGCGCTGCGCGATCTCGGCGTCGAGGAGGACGACGTCGTTACGCTGTACATGCCCGTCGTCCCGGAGCTACCGGTCGCGATGCTGGCGTGCGCTCGGATCGGCGCGCCCCACTCGGTCGTGTTCGCCGGACTCTCGGGCAAGGCTCTGGGAACGCGCATCGAACGCTCGGGCTCGGAGTACCTGGTCACCTGCGACGGCTACTACCGCCGCGGGAACGCCTTCAATCTCAAGAGCAAGGCCGACGACGCGCTGCTGAAAGTCGACCACGACGTGACGAGCGTGGTGGTCGACCGCCTCGGCGATACGCTCCCCCACGTCGACGACGGCTCGCTCGACTATCACGAGCTGCTCCGCGAGCACTCCGGCGCCGAGGTCGAGCCCGTGCCGCGGGACGCCGAAGATCTGCTGTTTCTGATGTACACGTCGGGCACCACCGGCGAGCCGAAGGGCGTCGAGCACGCGACCGGCGGCTACCTCTCGCAGGTGGCGTGGACGAGCCGGGCGGTCCTCGATCTGCGCCCGGAGGACACCTACTGGTGCTCGGCGGACATCGGCTGGATCACGGGCCACTCCTACATCGTCTACGGCCCGCTGGCGCTGGGCACGACGACGATGCTCTACGAGGGCTCGCCGGACTACCCCGATCGGGACCGCATCTGGGAGATCGTCGAGCGCAACGCAGTCGACGTGTTCTACACGGCGCCGACGGCGATCCGGGCGTTCATGAAGTGGGGCAAGGAGTACCCCGAGCGCCACGACCTCTCCAGCCTGCGCCTGCTGGGCACGGTAGGAGAACCGATCAACCCCCGCGCCTGGGAGTGGTACCGCGAGCACGTCGGCGGCGGCGAGTGCCCGATCGTCGACACCTGGTGGCAGACCGAGACCGGCGCGATGATGATCGCGACGCTCCCCGGCGTCGACGACATGAAACCGGGCTCGGCGGGACCGGCGCTCCCCGGCATCGACGCGCAGGTCGTCGACGCCGCCGGCGAGCCGGTTCCGGACGGCGCCGCGGGGTATCTCACGATCACCCGGCCCTGGCCCGCGATGGTCCGGACGCTCCACGACGACGACGAGCGCTACGTCGACGAGTACTGGACCGAAACCGACGACGTCCCCGCGAGTCGAGCGAGCGGGGACTCGTCAGAGCGTAGCTCTGACGGCGGATGGCGCTACGACGCCGGCGACGGCGCGCGCGTCGACGAGGACGGCTACGTCACCGTGCTCGGGCGCCTCGACGACGTGCTGTCCGTCGAGGGGCACCGTCTGGGGTCGATGGAGCTCGAATCGAGCATCGTCGAGGTCGAGGGCGTCGCCGAGGCCGCCGTGGTGGTCGGGACCGCCGACGACGGATCGGGCGTGTTCGCGTACGTGAGCACCGAGAGCGGCCGCACGGGCGACGACGACCTCCGCCGGCGGATCGTCGAAAACGTCGAGCGAACGATCGGCGAGTTCGCAGCGCCCTCCCGGGTGGTCTTCACCACCGAACTACCCAAGACCCGCTCGGGCAAGATCATGCGGCGCCTGCTCCAGAGCGTCGCGCGCGGCGAGCCGCTCGGCGACACCAGCGCGCTCCGGAACCCCGAGATCGTGGGCGAGCTGAAATCCGCCGTCCGCGACGAGTAG
- a CDS encoding multicopper oxidase domain-containing protein: protein MSDNIGAPGLEMSRRDFVAATGGAGTLALAGCTAPSQESQMQPQQAAADLPTTSPPEVVQVDEQGGSVTMRTVPSVHQAHPLETMGGPVELPRVWAFQADDRDPSVPGPILRTTEGNDMEVTLDNTGVDHPHTLHFHGVSKTWENDGVPTTTGIRVDPGEKHTYQIPANVPGTHLYHCHYQTHRHIDMGMYGVFRVDPEGYEPADREVFMTMKDWDSRLSRQMAGEDASYSPRNRRPDVFTMNGKSAPRTLHPEDGSPIIVSEGDTVRIHLANNGYMNHPMHTHNHRFRVVEKDGGQVPEAAQHDQDIVDVAPAERKTIEFEADADPGIYLMHCHKVNHAMNGNFYPGGMVNGIVYESAMDSDVFAQLMDYAGYEG from the coding sequence ATGAGCGACAACATCGGCGCACCCGGACTGGAGATGTCGCGGCGCGACTTCGTGGCGGCGACCGGCGGCGCGGGCACCCTCGCGCTGGCTGGCTGTACCGCTCCCTCCCAGGAATCGCAGATGCAGCCCCAGCAGGCGGCCGCCGACCTCCCGACGACCTCGCCGCCCGAGGTCGTGCAGGTCGACGAGCAGGGCGGCAGCGTGACGATGCGGACGGTGCCGTCGGTCCATCAGGCTCACCCGCTGGAGACGATGGGCGGTCCCGTCGAACTCCCCCGGGTGTGGGCGTTTCAGGCCGACGACCGCGACCCCAGCGTCCCCGGTCCGATCCTCCGGACGACCGAGGGCAACGACATGGAAGTGACGCTGGACAACACCGGCGTCGACCATCCCCACACGCTGCACTTCCACGGGGTCAGCAAGACCTGGGAGAACGACGGCGTCCCGACGACGACGGGCATCCGCGTCGATCCCGGCGAGAAGCACACTTACCAGATCCCCGCGAACGTGCCCGGTACGCACCTCTACCACTGCCACTACCAGACCCACCGGCACATCGACATGGGGATGTACGGCGTCTTCCGCGTCGATCCCGAGGGGTACGAGCCGGCCGACCGCGAGGTGTTCATGACGATGAAGGACTGGGACTCCCGGCTCAGCCGCCAGATGGCCGGCGAGGACGCCAGCTACAGCCCGCGCAACCGCCGACCCGACGTGTTCACGATGAACGGCAAGTCCGCGCCCCGCACGCTCCACCCCGAGGACGGCTCGCCGATCATCGTCTCGGAGGGCGACACCGTGCGCATCCACCTGGCCAACAACGGGTACATGAACCACCCGATGCACACGCACAACCACCGGTTCCGCGTCGTCGAGAAGGACGGCGGGCAGGTGCCCGAGGCCGCCCAGCACGACCAGGACATCGTCGACGTCGCGCCCGCCGAACGCAAGACCATCGAGTTCGAGGCCGACGCCGATCCCGGCATCTACCTCATGCACTGCCACAAGGTCAACCACGCGATGAACGGGAACTTCTACCCTGGCGGAATGGTCAACGGGATCGTCTACGAGTCCGCGATGGACTCCGACGTGTTCGCCCAACTGATGGACTACGCCGGCTACGAGGGCTGA
- a CDS encoding DUF2797 domain-containing protein: protein MQVVGYETASAPDEEAALLLAEGDGGVERRPLAPGEELAYRLESRHCAGTIHDGGHVPCENAAAPHCDAHASTWVCARCTGTCLKDEMDCYEEHAVYLAAFAPDIFKIGVTRSWRLDTRLREQGADRAAHLRTVSNGRIAREIEAELAGNLTDRVRVPDKIAGLHRSVDDGAWRAVLDELDHQETFSFDYGLDLSVRPVAETIASGTIRGAKGRVLVLESGGSEYAVDLRDLVGYELEPGNVERELQSSLGAFGE from the coding sequence ATGCAGGTGGTCGGCTACGAGACGGCGTCGGCGCCCGACGAGGAAGCCGCGCTACTGCTCGCCGAAGGCGACGGCGGCGTCGAGCGGCGGCCGCTGGCGCCGGGCGAGGAGCTGGCCTACCGCCTCGAGAGCCGCCACTGCGCGGGGACGATCCACGACGGCGGGCACGTCCCCTGCGAGAACGCCGCGGCGCCCCACTGCGACGCCCACGCGAGCACCTGGGTGTGCGCGCGCTGCACCGGCACGTGCCTGAAAGACGAGATGGACTGCTACGAGGAGCACGCCGTGTACCTCGCCGCCTTCGCCCCCGACATCTTCAAGATCGGCGTCACGCGGTCGTGGCGCCTCGATACCCGCCTGCGCGAGCAGGGTGCCGATCGGGCCGCCCACCTTCGGACGGTGTCGAACGGCCGGATCGCCCGCGAGATCGAGGCCGAACTCGCGGGGAATCTGACCGACCGAGTGCGAGTGCCCGACAAGATCGCCGGACTCCACCGCTCGGTCGACGACGGCGCCTGGCGGGCGGTGCTCGACGAGCTCGACCACCAGGAGACGTTTTCGTTCGACTACGGGCTCGATCTCTCCGTCCGGCCGGTCGCGGAGACGATCGCCTCGGGAACGATCAGGGGGGCCAAAGGACGCGTGCTCGTGCTCGAATCCGGCGGCAGCGAGTACGCCGTCGATCTCCGGGATCTGGTTGGCTACGAACTGGAGCCGGGAAACGTCGAGCGCGAGCTTCAGTCGAGTCTCGGCGCGTTCGGGGAGTAG
- a CDS encoding DUF7544 domain-containing protein — translation MPWHALEALDDALTATREFLLPFSLRRWLTLAVVAFFVSGATAFEPSPSFSFGDGAVGGGPEPGPPDPAGIGLFTGELTASQLQLLVALVAVLLIVGLVLAYVATVLEFVFVEILRDREVQIRGRFGRYTDAGASLFLFRLAVGVVVLSAVLGVVALVVLTGGLFVIALVLLSPAFLLVGVGLWLLLAFTADFVVPAMIVEEAGVVDGWRAFWPELRAEWRQYAAYALARIVLGGVAGVVAGIGFVAAGVPLGIPFGIVAGGLFLIGQAIGSSAIGLALAGAVAALWLIAVLVVGTTFVQVPIQTYLRYYSLLVLGAVSPAFDLLADVRADLADASDASDASDR, via the coding sequence ATGCCCTGGCACGCCCTGGAGGCGCTCGACGACGCGCTGACCGCGACGCGCGAGTTCCTGCTGCCGTTCTCGCTGCGGCGCTGGCTCACGCTGGCGGTCGTCGCGTTTTTCGTCTCCGGCGCGACGGCGTTCGAGCCGAGCCCCTCGTTCTCGTTCGGCGACGGCGCGGTGGGCGGCGGACCGGAGCCTGGTCCGCCCGACCCCGCCGGGATCGGGCTGTTCACCGGCGAACTGACTGCATCCCAGTTGCAGTTACTCGTGGCTCTCGTCGCCGTGCTGCTGATCGTCGGCCTCGTGCTGGCGTACGTCGCGACCGTGCTGGAGTTCGTGTTCGTCGAGATCCTGCGCGACCGGGAGGTTCAGATCCGCGGGCGCTTCGGCCGGTACACCGACGCCGGCGCGTCGCTGTTCCTGTTTCGGCTGGCCGTCGGCGTCGTCGTGCTCTCGGCGGTCCTCGGCGTCGTCGCGCTCGTGGTGCTGACCGGCGGGCTGTTCGTGATCGCGCTCGTCCTGCTCTCGCCGGCTTTCCTGCTGGTCGGCGTCGGGCTGTGGCTCCTGCTGGCGTTCACCGCCGACTTCGTCGTCCCCGCGATGATCGTCGAGGAGGCCGGCGTCGTCGACGGCTGGCGCGCGTTCTGGCCGGAGCTTCGCGCCGAATGGCGACAGTACGCCGCTTACGCGCTCGCGCGAATCGTTCTCGGCGGCGTCGCCGGCGTCGTCGCCGGGATCGGCTTCGTCGCCGCAGGCGTCCCGCTGGGGATTCCGTTCGGCATCGTCGCGGGCGGCCTCTTTCTGATCGGGCAGGCGATCGGATCGAGCGCGATCGGGCTGGCGCTCGCGGGCGCCGTCGCGGCGCTGTGGCTGATCGCGGTGCTCGTCGTCGGCACGACGTTCGTGCAGGTGCCGATCCAGACGTACCTCCGGTACTACAGCCTGCTCGTCCTCGGCGCCGTCTCGCCGGCGTTCGACCTGCTGGCGGACGTGCGCGCCGATCTCGCCGACGCATCCGATGCGTCCGACGCGTCCGACCGGTGA